The following nucleotide sequence is from Triticum dicoccoides isolate Atlit2015 ecotype Zavitan chromosome 7B, WEW_v2.0, whole genome shotgun sequence.
TTGGGattgtgcgttggagttggcctcgaGATCAACCATTAACATACGAACCGAACCAGATTTGTAAACACTTGCCGTAAATAAACAAAGAAATTGGACAACCGGAGCAAACACTCCACTCCCTCACTACACAGACACAGGCGGATAAGCTCCTCTCTCCCTCACAGAACACGACCGCCCCTCTTCCACTGCATCCCCACCGGCGGCGAGACGAACACCCACCCCTGCctggtccatggcggccgcccttCCCCAGCCGCTGATCTATGCCCCTCCACCCCCTGCTGCCGCTGCGccggtccatggcggccgcccttCCCTTACCTCTCTTCACGCAGCCCGGATCTGCCGCCTATGGCTTCCACCTTGCTTCCCTTTTCCCCATCGCTCTCCAGCCCCGCAACGGACCCGTTCGCCGCCACCAGCCTAGTCGGCAGCCACGGCTCCGCTCCGGCCGCCATGGATGAGCTTTGCCTCCAACGGATCGTCGGCACCGACCACCGGGCAGCCTTGGAGGGATCCGGCAGAGGCTCCCCACCTCGACTGCGGCTGGAGGAGGCCGTCGATGCTTCCTACTTCGCGCCGTCCCAGCAACAATGAGCGCCGCCGCGTCCGTCCATGGGTACCCCCTGCTCAGCGGACTTCGTAGACGGTGAGGAATCTGAGATCCCCATTAGGATAAGTATATGTGACTGCTTTTGTCTAAATCTTGCGTGAACTGAACATAGTTGTGTGCATACTGAACTTTGACTGAAATAATTGCTTGAGAGAATTAGCTATCATCAAATTGTCTATTTTGTTAAATTTAATGTGTTTGTTTCAAAGTCTGCTAAAACAACTTGGAGACGTGCTTTGCTATTGTAGGTTGACATGATGGGTGAGTAGTCTGCTGATGACGAAGACCCTTAATTATGATGTCATCTACTCTCATTTGGTACTACAGTATTCTTAATTGCGGACACTTCCTTTGTAGTTAAAAACGGCATGAACAATTGCAGCTTATTGTTAGTTATCTCCGAGCTGCACTGAGCATTCTTACATCGTTCGGCTTGTAGTATTGTATAATTTCCTAAACACCATCAAGTTTCCAGAAAGCTCGTTGTTAGATGCATTATTGGATAATGTGACCGGTGCAACATATGCCCGGAAGGGCTCTTAAGGCCCTTTTCTTCTTCTATTTAGATAACAGAGGTCCTGGTCTTCTAGGATTTACACTTGTTTCAGTCATAAATCTGTTGTTGCCTTTTTTGTGTGTTGAAAATCATGACTTTATTGTTCGGATCATTTGAACGCTGCCTTGTTCCAGTTACCACCATATTTTCCCGAGGGACATTATTCTATCCTTTTTAGATGTTCTACAAGCAGTCTTGCCCGGGAAGAAAATGCACATCATGGGGAACTTAATAGTGGAGAAGAAAAACCCAGTCCAGGTATTTCACTTCCTTGACCAAAACCCTGCAAGAACTATCAAAAAGAGAATGACTATGTCCTTAATACATCATTTACATGCTAAGTTTGACTATGTCCTGAATAGGTCCATTTACATGCCAAGTCGACACAGATTCATCCATAGAGCCTGAATGTTAAAACAAATTTGAATACTATATTGTTAAAACAAATGAGTTGGTTTCATATTCTTGGACTGGGactttcttctcctctctcttgGACTGGGTTACAAATAGATCATACATGGTTTTATTCATTCAGTCATACAGATTCGATTACTATACTGTTAAAACAATATGATGGAGGGCTCCAGTTTGATGCACCGTTAAGATTCATGCTGAAGTCACAGGAGGTAGATCTATTATGGTTTGCCCAAAAAATATGCATTGATCAGCATACTATTGTAAATATGCAAAACAGTGAAGAACATTGTTATAAAGATGGAAATTTGACAGGGATTAGGGAAGCAATGAAGTACACACATATTTGTTAAATAGAATTTCCCTTGTGCAGGCAGGTGCGCTGGCTGA
It contains:
- the LOC119338108 gene encoding uncharacterized protein LOC119338108 isoform X1; translation: MSAAASVHGYPLLSGLRRRYHHIFPRDIILSFLDVLQAVLPGKKMHIMGNLIVEKKNPVQAGALAEDLVGTDAVGCGRRRWPTLAGRRWRNSGLAAPTSHCNCVWTATSKKDTEINWDGTGHILCTRG